From a single Neosynechococcus sphagnicola sy1 genomic region:
- a CDS encoding polysaccharide biosynthesis protein: MFNNQSILITGGTGSFGKHFIKILLQRYQPKKVIVYSRDELKQYEMAQEYNSEVMR; encoded by the coding sequence ATGTTCAATAACCAATCAATTTTAATTACTGGCGGTACGGGATCCTTTGGCAAGCACTTTATCAAAATCCTCCTCCAGCGATATCAGCCTAAAAAAGTTATCGTTTACTCCCGCGATGAACTTAAACAATATGAAATGGCGCAAGAGTACAATAGTGAAGTAATGCGCTAG
- a CDS encoding acyltransferase — MPVELDATKTEIILGYKTWIGKRVELQVALGETLSLGDFTTVNDNCMILGNVSIERYCLLSCNIYISSGNHWPCIFPTWLIRDQDKWIEDHVELVADYSAPVHIEEDCWIGWGVFIKRGIYIGRGAILGAYTVVTHDVPPYSIQVGTPNREIRKRFDFKPPRELFSMNENDWPYFYAGFLMKQEEILISKKDKILFAREVARVILDGGKFNQFSLRGKLNDYINNLILTIYCNQVELGSVDIKEHFFFRGNYG, encoded by the coding sequence ATGCCAGTGGAGTTGGATGCAACAAAGACTGAAATTATTCTGGGTTATAAAACATGGATTGGTAAGCGAGTGGAGTTACAGGTCGCTTTAGGGGAAACGCTTTCGCTTGGAGATTTCACTACAGTTAATGACAACTGTATGATTCTTGGGAATGTTTCTATAGAAAGATACTGTTTGCTTTCTTGTAATATATATATTTCTTCGGGGAACCATTGGCCTTGTATATTTCCAACATGGTTGATCAGAGATCAAGATAAATGGATTGAAGATCATGTTGAACTGGTAGCCGATTATAGTGCACCTGTTCACATTGAAGAAGATTGCTGGATTGGTTGGGGAGTATTTATTAAGAGGGGAATTTATATTGGTCGTGGAGCTATCCTTGGAGCTTATACTGTCGTAACTCATGATGTTCCTCCGTATAGTATTCAAGTCGGAACTCCCAATCGAGAAATAAGAAAGAGATTTGACTTTAAGCCTCCTAGAGAGCTATTTTCGATGAATGAAAATGATTGGCCATATTTTTATGCTGGTTTTCTCATGAAACAAGAAGAGATTTTGATCTCAAAGAAAGACAAGATATTGTTTGCAAGAGAAGTTGCCAGAGTAATACTTGACGGAGGAAAATTTAATCAGTTTTCCTTGCGAGGAAAATTAAACGATTATATTAATAATTTAATTTTAACCATTTATTGCAACCAGGTTGAGCTAGGATCTGTCGACATAAAAGAACATTTTTTTTTCAGAGGAAATTATGGTTGA
- a CDS encoding ABC transporter permease, with protein MSSHRQKIVIHSGNQSLSEAVQEFWEYRDLLWMLTVRQVSVRYKQTVIGIGWVLLQPLVAMVIFSVIFGYFAQLSSDDIPYPIFVYSALILWTLFSEGLSRAGTSLIADERLITKVYFPRLIIPLAAVGSAWIDFVVSLILLLPLTYFYGLRPTWSLLMLPIAMVITMVLAASVGMLLSALNVRYRDFQYTVPFLVQVWLYASPVVYSTSIVPTSIRPFYYLNPMAGLIELSRFAVTGQGSFNWLGVGISAIVSIALFIIGSTVFRWVERSFADFI; from the coding sequence GTGAGCAGCCATCGTCAAAAAATTGTCATCCATTCGGGTAACCAGAGCTTAAGCGAAGCTGTGCAGGAATTCTGGGAATATCGAGATTTGCTGTGGATGCTGACAGTTAGACAAGTAAGTGTACGGTACAAGCAAACTGTAATCGGGATTGGCTGGGTGCTATTACAACCCCTCGTTGCAATGGTGATTTTCAGCGTGATCTTTGGCTATTTCGCCCAATTGTCTTCTGACGACATTCCTTATCCAATTTTCGTCTATTCAGCTTTAATTCTGTGGACGTTATTTTCAGAGGGACTCTCTAGAGCCGGAACCAGTCTGATCGCAGATGAACGATTAATTACTAAGGTTTATTTCCCGCGTCTGATTATCCCCTTGGCAGCAGTCGGCTCCGCCTGGATTGATTTTGTTGTGTCATTGATTTTGCTCTTACCCCTCACCTATTTCTATGGCCTTAGACCAACCTGGAGTTTGCTAATGTTGCCAATTGCCATGGTAATTACAATGGTTTTAGCTGCTAGTGTAGGGATGCTATTATCAGCGCTCAATGTTCGATATAGAGACTTTCAATATACAGTCCCATTTTTGGTACAGGTCTGGCTTTATGCATCGCCAGTGGTTTACTCAACTAGTATTGTACCGACATCTATACGACCATTTTATTATCTCAACCCCATGGCAGGATTAATTGAGCTATCTCGATTTGCCGTGACTGGACAGGGAAGTTTTAACTGGTTAGGAGTGGGAATTTCAGCGATAGTGTCAATCGCCCTTTTCATCATTGGCTCCACGGTATTTCGATGGGTTGAGCGTAGTTTTGCAGACTTTATCTAG
- the rlmN gene encoding 23S rRNA (adenine(2503)-C(2))-methyltransferase RlmN: MSRPRSGVPWPAIFAPRAXGGFARNLQRHEIIDQVLTVQEDFQQRVTNVVFMGMGEPLLNTAQVLAAIQSLNQDVGIGMRLITVSTVGIPGHIRRLGQHQLQATLAVSLHAANQEVREQLIPSARQYPLVDLLAECREYVQITGRRVSFEYILLAGVNDLPEHAVELASHLRGFQSHVNLIPYNPIHDADYQRPSPRQVTQFLQLLQHHHIATSVRRSRGLDRDAACGQLRASHPSA; this comes from the coding sequence GTGTCTCGTCCCAGGTCGGGTGTCCCATGGCCTGCGATTTTTGCGCCACGGGCAASGGGGGGGTTTGCCCGCAATCTCCAGCGCCATGAAATTATTGATCAGGTGTTAACGGTTCAGGAAGACTTCCAGCAACGGGTTACCAATGTAGTCTTCATGGGCATGGGGGAACCGTTGCTAAATACCGCCCAGGTTCTGGCTGCTATCCAATCCTTGAATCAGGATGTGGGTATTGGCATGCGCTTGATCACCGTCTCCACGGTTGGCATTCCAGGTCATATTCGACGATTGGGGCAGCATCAGCTGCAAGCCACTTTGGCCGTGAGTTTACATGCTGCGAACCAAGAGGTGCGAGAACAACTGATCCCCAGTGCTCGCCAGTACCCGTTGGTTGACCTCTTAGCTGAATGTCGGGAATATGTGCAAATAACAGGTCGGCGCGTCTCCTTTGAATATATTCTGCTGGCGGGGGTGAATGACTTACCTGAACATGCGGTGGAACTTGCCAGCCATCTCCGTGGTTTCCAAAGTCATGTGAATCTGATTCCCTACAATCCCATTCACGATGCTGACTATCAGCGGCCCAGCCCTCGCCAAGTGACCCAATTCTTACAACTATTGCAACACCACCACATTGCGACTAGTGTGCGTCGCTCTCGAGGACTCGATCGCGATGCGGCCTGTGGACAATTGCGAGCGTCCCATCCCTCTGCCTAG
- a CDS encoding glycosyltransferase family protein — protein MVCSFFRGSESDVLERYYRAAQAFNADIIVRVTSDCPLFDANILTEMLKSFINQTINKLQIDYLSNAIHPTCPRGLDAEIFTLSVLEKAYREAHQDHEREHVTPYIYQHPELFSLQNYSCRENFSHYRWTLDTPEDWEFIEAVYQVLYKNGCWFSTNEVLDLLERMPELVKINAHVLQKFF, from the coding sequence ATGGTGTGCAGTTTTTTTCGTGGCAGCGAATCAGATGTATTGGAACGTTACTACCGAGCAGCCCAGGCTTTCAATGCCGACATCATTGTCCGGGTGACTTCAGACTGCCCTCTTTTCGATGCAAATATCCTTACTGAGATGTTGAAAAGCTTCATAAATCAGACTATAAATAAACTACAAATTGACTATCTTAGCAATGCCATTCATCCTACCTGTCCTAGGGGTTTAGATGCAGAAATATTTACCTTATCTGTATTAGAGAAAGCATACCGAGAAGCGCATCAAGATCATGAACGGGAGCATGTTACCCCTTACATTTACCAGCATCCAGAATTGTTTTCTCTCCAAAACTATAGTTGTAGGGAGAATTTTTCTCATTATCGCTGGACTTTAGATACACCTGAAGATTGGGAGTTTATCGAAGCCGTTTATCAGGTACTTTACAAAAATGGATGTTGGTTTAGTACCAATGAGGTACTGGATCTCTTAGAACGGATGCCAGAACTAGTCAAAATCAATGCCCATGTACTGCAAAAATTCTTTTAA
- a CDS encoding CHAT domain-containing protein: protein MLASLVNPWFVTAAPILQSTQTVVPAAIPFPSVPEDAVVHMEKKWVKEYETYFDKPLMTRSLQKTREIRRALKRIAQRTGKKTALIYAVPSPSQLELILVTPYARPIRKTVNEANRNTLMEVAQEFRMTASDPRQVHNTKYLKSAQQLYRWLVTPLETDLQAQGIDILVFCTGAGLRSVPFSALHDGQQFLVEKYSVALIPAFNLTTTHYTDLRNAPVLAMGASQFQDLTPLPAVPLELSTIVQTQGGQAFLNSQFTLDTLKAERQRQSFQIVHLATHGEFLPGSVSNSFIQLWDDRLKLDQLRQLQLNQPPVDLLVLSACRTALGDQQAELGFAGLAVQAGVRSVLGSLWYVSDTGTLALMTEFYHHLHTQTLKVEALRETQIALLKGSVEIRNGQLFSPAITTPVILPSQLGRQSNVSLSHPYYWAAFTMIGSPW from the coding sequence GTGCTGGCAAGTTTGGTCAATCCCTGGTTCGTCACCGCTGCCCCCATACTCCAATCAACTCAGACTGTCGTACCCGCAGCCATCCCCTTCCCCTCCGTTCCAGAAGATGCCGTCGTGCATATGGAAAAAAAGTGGGTCAAGGAGTACGAAACCTACTTTGACAAACCACTGATGACGAGGTCTCTCCAGAAGACCAGGGAGATCCGCCGTGCCCTGAAAAGAATTGCCCAACGCACAGGGAAAAAAACGGCTCTGATCTATGCCGTCCCCTCTCCCAGTCAGTTGGAATTAATTCTGGTGACCCCCTATGCCCGCCCGATTCGCAAAACCGTCAACGAGGCCAACCGCAATACCTTGATGGAGGTGGCTCAGGAGTTCCGGATGACTGCCAGTGATCCCAGGCAGGTACATAACACTAAATATTTGAAATCGGCTCAACAGCTCTATCGTTGGTTGGTCACCCCCCTGGAAACCGACTTACAAGCCCAAGGGATTGATATTCTTGTCTTCTGCACGGGCGCTGGGTTACGCTCAGTGCCTTTCTCGGCACTCCATGACGGGCAGCAGTTCCTGGTTGAGAAGTACAGCGTTGCCCTGATCCCAGCATTTAACCTGACCACAACGCACTACACCGATCTTCGTAATGCCCCCGTCCTGGCAATGGGAGCCTCCCAATTCCAAGATCTAACCCCATTACCCGCCGTTCCCCTAGAACTCTCCACCATCGTCCAGACCCAGGGAGGACAAGCCTTCCTGAATAGCCAATTTACCCTTGATACTCTCAAGGCTGAGCGCCAGCGTCAAAGTTTCCAGATTGTGCATTTGGCAACCCATGGTGAGTTTCTGCCGGGTTCTGTGAGTAATTCCTTTATTCAATTGTGGGATGACCGTCTCAAACTCGATCAACTGCGGCAGTTGCAATTGAACCAACCCCCCGTTGACTTGCTGGTCTTAAGTGCCTGCCGCACGGCTCTGGGAGATCAACAGGCCGAGTTAGGCTTTGCTGGACTGGCGGTGCAAGCAGGGGTCAGATCGGTTCTTGGTAGTCTCTGGTACGTGAGCGATACGGGAACCTTGGCCTTAATGACAGAGTTCTATCATCATCTACACACCCAGACCCTGAAGGTTGAGGCGCTTCGAGAAACCCAGATTGCCCTGCTAAAAGGAAGCGTCGAGATTCGGAATGGTCAGCTATTCAGTCCCGCGATCACTACCCCGGTGATCCTGCCTTCCCAACTGGGGAGACAGTCCAATGTCAGCCTTTCCCATCCTTACTACTGGGCTGCCTTTACTATGATTGGGAGTCCTTGGTAG
- the pseB gene encoding UDP-N-acetylglucosamine 4,6-dehydratase (inverting): MRDLDRLKLAMRGVDYVIHAAALKQVPAAEYNPMECIKTNINGASNVIDAALEAEIKRVIALSTDKAACPINLYGATKLVSDKLFVSANNIVGDRPTRFSVVRYGNVVGSRGSVVPFFQKLIREGATDLPITDHRMTRFWITLQQGVDLVFKSFERMYGGEIFVPKIPSMKVTDLAEAIAPGIPTKTVGIRPGEKLHEVMCPAEDAHLTLEFSDHYVIRPSITFTSPVDFACNQLSEEGVPVAEGFQYSSDRNSLWLTASQLLEMLK, encoded by the coding sequence GTGCGCGATCTCGATCGCCTAAAGCTTGCTATGAGGGGGGTAGATTATGTCATCCATGCTGCTGCATTAAAACAGGTGCCAGCAGCTGAATATAATCCAATGGAATGCATTAAAACGAATATTAACGGAGCCAGTAATGTCATTGATGCTGCCTTAGAAGCTGAAATTAAGCGGGTCATTGCCCTCTCTACCGATAAAGCTGCTTGTCCCATCAATCTTTATGGTGCAACAAAACTAGTGTCTGACAAACTGTTTGTTTCAGCCAACAATATTGTTGGCGATCGCCCCACCCGATTTTCTGTAGTGCGTTACGGCAATGTAGTAGGTTCTAGAGGCTCTGTTGTGCCATTCTTTCAAAAGTTGATTCGAGAAGGTGCAACGGATTTACCGATCACTGATCACCGTATGACTCGTTTCTGGATCACATTGCAACAGGGTGTTGATCTGGTGTTCAAGAGTTTTGAGCGTATGTATGGAGGCGAAATTTTTGTACCCAAAATTCCCTCCATGAAAGTGACTGACCTTGCTGAGGCAATTGCTCCAGGTATTCCTACCAAAACTGTAGGTATTCGACCTGGAGAAAAGCTTCATGAAGTCATGTGTCCAGCTGAAGACGCTCATCTAACCCTGGAATTTTCTGATCACTATGTCATTCGTCCCTCAATTACATTTACAAGCCCAGTCGATTTTGCCTGCAACCAACTGAGTGAAGAGGGGGTTCCTGTAGCAGAGGGCTTCCAGTACAGTTCTGATCGCAACAGTTTGTGGTTAACTGCCTCCCAACTCCTAGAGATGTTGAAGTGA
- the pseC gene encoding UDP-4-amino-4,6-dideoxy-N-acetyl-beta-L-altrosamine transaminase, with protein MYPYIPYGHQDISQQDINAVIAVLQSDWLTQGPCISRFEQAVANFCGVKYAVAVSSATAALHIACLSVGLGEGDRLWTSPNTFVASANCGRYCGAAVDFVDINPLSYNLSMAELESKLALADHQGCLPQVLIPVHLAGQSCEMAKIAELSQRYGFRVIEDASHAIGGQYLRQSIGCCQFSDMTVFSFHPVKIITTGEGGMVLTNQAEHYEKLIRLRSHGITRSPDLMQSKSHGSWYYQQLELGFNYRITDIQAALGLSQLQRLDEFVQYRRYLATRYTHLLQDLPLTLPWQHPDTASSWHLYVIRLQLEKLEKNPSPSI; from the coding sequence ATGTATCCTTACATTCCTTATGGCCACCAAGATATTAGTCAACAGGATATTAATGCAGTGATAGCCGTCTTACAGTCAGACTGGCTAACTCAAGGCCCCTGTATATCTCGCTTTGAGCAAGCGGTGGCTAATTTCTGTGGCGTAAAGTATGCGGTGGCCGTTTCTAGTGCGACGGCAGCTCTTCATATCGCATGTCTATCCGTTGGGTTAGGAGAGGGCGATCGTCTCTGGACTTCTCCCAATACCTTTGTGGCCTCGGCCAACTGCGGTCGTTACTGCGGAGCAGCGGTGGACTTCGTAGACATTAACCCACTTTCGTACAACCTGAGTATGGCTGAACTAGAAAGTAAGCTGGCTCTTGCCGACCATCAAGGTTGCCTGCCCCAGGTATTGATACCTGTTCACCTAGCGGGACAATCTTGTGAAATGGCTAAAATTGCTGAACTATCTCAGCGATACGGCTTTCGAGTGATTGAGGATGCCTCCCATGCCATTGGGGGGCAATATCTGCGGCAGTCAATCGGTTGCTGTCAGTTCTCAGATATGACTGTTTTCAGCTTCCACCCTGTCAAGATCATCACTACGGGGGAAGGGGGTATGGTTTTAACTAATCAGGCCGAACATTACGAAAAGCTGATACGGCTCCGTAGCCATGGTATCACCCGTAGCCCTGACCTAATGCAGTCAAAGTCCCATGGCTCCTGGTATTATCAACAGTTGGAATTGGGCTTTAACTATCGCATCACCGACATACAAGCTGCTCTAGGATTAAGCCAACTGCAACGCTTGGATGAGTTTGTGCAGTACCGACGCTATCTGGCTACTCGTTACACCCATCTGCTGCAAGATCTGCCTCTAACTCTACCCTGGCAACATCCGGATACCGCCTCCAGTTGGCACCTATATGTGATTCGGCTACAACTGGAGAAGCTGGAAAAAAACCCATCTCCAAGTATTTGA
- a CDS encoding ABC transporter ATP-binding protein, whose amino-acid sequence MEPIISIKGLGKSYRIRANEKKRYRTLREDLTELIQGIMQGTWGGSQTEEFWALKDIDLDIYPGEVVGVVGRNGAGKSTLLKILSRVVQPTTGEAVLYGRVASLLEVGTGFHSELTGRENIFMSGTILGMKRNEIIKKFDEIVAFAEVEKFLETPVKRYSSGMYVRLAFAVAAHLEPEILIVDEVLAVGDMAFQKKCLGRMKDVAVRGRTVLFVSHNIQAINSLCSRAIMLDNGKVITDGKTEETLSVYTHSQRKTTIDEHTGLADRLSRTSGAVRFTKVRIIDADEVERWNFEMGETVRFHLSFQAFTNVPNLCIYMAINSSFTGEIITTFKKNLYQKMVPVNHTSTVVIEIPNICIRPGEYSLYICLGPIDCHIFYDVIDQNVSLPDLMISSGDDDQHRTSGYVSIPANIFIE is encoded by the coding sequence ATGGAACCAATTATTTCCATTAAAGGGTTAGGGAAGTCTTATCGGATTCGTGCTAACGAAAAGAAACGATATCGCACATTGCGGGAAGATTTAACTGAATTGATACAGGGAATAATGCAAGGGACATGGGGAGGATCGCAGACCGAAGAATTCTGGGCACTTAAAGACATTGATCTGGATATTTATCCTGGTGAAGTAGTTGGAGTGGTTGGTCGTAATGGAGCAGGTAAAAGCACCTTGCTGAAAATCCTATCTCGAGTCGTTCAACCTACAACAGGAGAGGCAGTATTATATGGTCGAGTTGCTTCTTTATTGGAGGTAGGAACGGGGTTTCATTCGGAATTAACAGGCCGAGAAAATATTTTTATGAGTGGTACAATTTTAGGAATGAAGCGCAATGAAATCATTAAAAAGTTTGATGAAATTGTAGCATTTGCAGAGGTAGAAAAATTTTTAGAAACACCTGTAAAGCGATACTCATCGGGAATGTATGTGCGCCTAGCTTTTGCAGTTGCCGCACATTTAGAACCAGAAATTTTAATTGTAGATGAAGTGTTAGCAGTTGGAGATATGGCATTTCAAAAAAAGTGCTTAGGGAGAATGAAAGATGTAGCAGTAAGAGGAAGAACAGTACTATTTGTCAGTCATAATATTCAGGCAATAAATTCACTTTGTTCAAGAGCTATCATGCTTGATAATGGTAAAGTTATTACCGATGGAAAAACCGAAGAAACTTTAAGTGTGTACACCCATTCTCAACGTAAAACTACAATTGATGAACATACAGGGCTAGCAGATCGATTGAGCCGTACATCTGGAGCTGTAAGGTTCACAAAGGTAAGAATTATCGATGCAGATGAAGTTGAGAGATGGAATTTTGAAATGGGTGAAACTGTCAGGTTTCACCTTTCATTTCAAGCTTTTACAAATGTACCCAATCTATGTATATATATGGCTATAAACTCCAGCTTTACAGGTGAAATTATTACGACGTTCAAAAAAAATCTTTACCAGAAAATGGTCCCTGTAAACCACACATCAACAGTGGTAATTGAAATTCCAAATATTTGCATACGTCCCGGCGAATATTCATTGTATATTTGTCTTGGCCCTATTGATTGCCACATCTTCTATGATGTAATCGATCAAAACGTCAGCTTGCCTGATTTGATGATTTCGTCCGGGGATGATGATCAACATCGAACATCTGGATATGTTTCCATACCGGCAAACATTTTTATTGAATAA
- a CDS encoding DegT/DnrJ/EryC1/StrS family aminotransferase codes for MHYIPVHTQPYYQQLGFRWGDFPEAEKYYRSAMSLPLYFGLTEADQDRIVMSLRKILL; via the coding sequence TTGCACTATATTCCGGTCCATACCCAACCTTACTACCAACAATTAGGATTTCGGTGGGGTGATTTTCCCGAAGCCGAAAAATACTATAGATCAGCTATGAGCTTACCTCTCTACTTCGGACTAACAGAAGCAGACCAAGATAGAATTGTAATGAGCTTGAGAAAAATATTGCTATGA
- a CDS encoding zinc-dependent dehydrogenase, with amino-acid sequence MGMKAQVFRGVNQLSYEDVPIPVLAADEVLVQVQVVGLCQSDIKKIRYPLYEPPRIFGHETAGIIAQVGSEVRNWQVGDRVVVLHHIPCMHCGYCLNENYSMCDVYKNITTTAGFVPSGGGFAEYVKVPGHIVRNGGLMTIPDGISYEQASFVEPTNCCLKAVKKAQVAPGQTVLVTGAGPIGLMFVMLVKYFGARAIATDLLPARLQKALEVGAEAAFDPRDPHLAANIHALTQGMGVDTTLLAVPSDKAFFQALECTRKGGKILFFAEFPDEVEIPINPNILYRREIDLMGSYSSSYRVQALAADIVFNRRIDVDALISDRYPLQELAAAVERAIAPTPETYKILLYPEAGLHRECLS; translated from the coding sequence ATGGGCATGAAAGCGCAGGTGTTTCGAGGGGTAAACCAACTCAGCTACGAAGACGTACCGATTCCAGTCTTGGCCGCCGATGAAGTGCTGGTCCAGGTACAGGTGGTGGGTCTCTGTCAGTCTGATATCAAGAAGATTCGCTATCCGCTGTACGAGCCACCCCGGATCTTCGGCCACGAAACGGCGGGGATCATTGCCCAGGTGGGATCAGAGGTCAGAAATTGGCAGGTAGGCGATCGCGTTGTGGTGCTGCACCATATTCCCTGTATGCACTGTGGCTACTGCCTCAACGAAAACTATTCCATGTGTGATGTCTATAAAAATATCACCACCACCGCAGGATTTGTCCCCAGTGGCGGTGGCTTTGCCGAGTATGTGAAAGTGCCCGGTCACATTGTCCGCAATGGTGGGTTGATGACGATTCCCGATGGCATCAGTTATGAACAGGCCAGTTTTGTGGAACCTACCAACTGTTGCCTGAAGGCAGTGAAGAAAGCCCAAGTCGCACCGGGGCAGACGGTGCTGGTCACTGGAGCCGGGCCAATTGGATTGATGTTTGTGATGTTGGTGAAGTACTTCGGAGCCAGGGCGATCGCCACGGATTTACTCCCGGCGCGGTTACAAAAAGCCCTGGAAGTGGGGGCGGAGGCAGCCTTTGATCCCCGAGATCCTCATCTGGCTGCCAACATCCACGCCCTTACCCAGGGGATGGGCGTGGATACGACTCTGCTAGCGGTTCCCAGCGATAAAGCCTTTTTCCAGGCTCTGGAATGTACCCGTAAGGGCGGCAAAATTCTCTTCTTTGCGGAGTTTCCGGATGAGGTGGAAATTCCGATAAATCCCAACATTCTCTACCGTCGAGAAATTGACCTCATGGGCAGCTATAGCTCTTCTTACCGGGTACAGGCCTTGGCAGCGGATATTGTTTTTAATCGGCGCATTGATGTCGATGCCTTGATTAGCGATCGCTACCCCCTCCAGGAGTTAGCCGCCGCCGTAGAACGGGCGATCGCCCCCACGCCCGAAACCTATAAAATCTTGCTTTACCCTGAAGCCGGGCTGCATCGGGAGTGCCTCAGCTAG
- a CDS encoding phytanoyl-CoA dioxygenase family protein has product MTYFKRLVYLLYCIVFYLIFIFRKDGSTPTPAYLGMRHLYCLTNGRSNDVASFLLSISNPEYDFKCTSGILGDLTDDLIVSIVNNINRDGFYVFDSNLSFDDCQKLQALAFETPGTPFPPSSKLSPIIYDRNHPVSVKYDFDEQVLVENLVVQNLLTDPSILAVAQAYLKCTPISDLVAMWWSTSCQDEPSSESAQFYHFDMDRIKFIKFFIYLSDVTTHTGPHCYINGSHKHKPRPLLRDDRIKDIEIEQYYNQNDFIEILGSQGTIIAADTRGFHKGKPLEMADRLLLQLEFCNSLFGAPYNKIKLNYKFNPSFFEATQTFRKTYIRFIPDNSHVQ; this is encoded by the coding sequence ATGACTTACTTTAAGCGTCTTGTATACCTATTGTATTGCATTGTATTTTATCTGATTTTTATCTTTAGAAAGGATGGTTCTACCCCTACCCCTGCCTATCTAGGAATGCGACATCTCTACTGTTTAACAAATGGTCGGTCTAATGATGTTGCCAGCTTTTTATTGAGTATTAGTAATCCTGAATATGATTTCAAGTGTACATCTGGAATCCTAGGAGATCTTACAGATGATTTGATTGTCAGCATTGTCAACAATATTAATAGGGACGGATTTTATGTATTTGATTCCAATTTATCTTTTGATGACTGTCAAAAGCTTCAAGCTTTGGCTTTTGAGACCCCTGGCACTCCATTTCCTCCATCTTCTAAATTGTCTCCAATTATCTATGATCGAAATCATCCAGTTTCAGTTAAATACGATTTTGATGAGCAAGTTTTGGTGGAAAATCTAGTTGTGCAAAATCTCTTAACTGATCCTTCAATTCTTGCAGTTGCACAGGCATATTTAAAATGTACACCAATCTCAGATTTAGTGGCAATGTGGTGGAGTACAAGTTGTCAGGATGAGCCAAGTTCAGAATCTGCACAGTTCTATCACTTTGATATGGATAGAATTAAATTTATCAAGTTCTTTATTTACCTGAGCGATGTTACTACCCATACTGGTCCTCATTGTTATATTAATGGATCACACAAACACAAACCAAGACCACTCTTGCGAGACGATCGAATTAAAGATATTGAGATCGAACAATACTACAATCAAAATGATTTCATAGAAATTCTAGGATCTCAAGGCACGATTATTGCTGCTGATACTCGTGGTTTTCATAAGGGTAAACCTCTAGAAATGGCTGATCGTTTACTGTTGCAACTTGAGTTTTGTAATAGTTTATTTGGCGCACCCTACAACAAAATCAAATTAAATTATAAGTTTAATCCAAGTTTTTTTGAAGCAACTCAAACTTTTAGAAAAACCTATATAAGATTCATTCCTGACAATTCCCATGTTCAATAA
- a CDS encoding DUF29 domain-containing protein yields the protein MKLATLTSIPSHKSYGQDYYLWVVEQVSLLQSSQLQDLDLVNLVSELEDIGKREKRSVKNNLVVLLINLLKYQFQSEYQSSSWLTTIIEHRLRLRDNFEDSPSLQSYAANPSVLKRCYEVACDRASHEIGL from the coding sequence ATGAAATTAGCAACCCTAACCTCAATTCCTTCTCACAAAAGCTACGGCCAAGACTACTATCTCTGGGTAGTGGAGCAAGTCAGCCTATTGCAATCAAGCCAGCTTCAAGATTTAGACTTGGTAAATTTGGTGAGCGAGTTAGAAGACATAGGTAAACGAGAAAAGCGTAGCGTCAAAAATAATTTAGTGGTGCTGTTAATAAATTTACTGAAATACCAATTCCAGTCAGAGTACCAAAGTAGCAGCTGGCTAACTACAATCATCGAACATCGCTTGCGTTTACGAGATAATTTTGAAGATAGTCCTAGCTTGCAATCCTATGCAGCAAATCCATCTGTCTTAAAAAGATGTTATGAGGTTGCATGCGATCGCGCAAGTCATGAGATAGGGTTATGA